One genomic window of Arachis hypogaea cultivar Tifrunner chromosome 8, arahy.Tifrunner.gnm2.J5K5, whole genome shotgun sequence includes the following:
- the LOC112706760 gene encoding dof zinc finger protein DOF2.1, which produces MDPSSGQHHQELENMIGCSTKSQQQERKPRPQPEQALKCPRCDSTNTKFCYYNNYSLSQPRYFCKSCRRYWTKGGTLRNVPVGGGCRKNKRSSNSSSSSTTSSSSNSPAPSSRRPQDHHGFISPNNPLITSFPHLAYDHHPSSSPTSDLTLALARLQKQTMPFDDHDLSILGNPTSSLCDILGNQGLNTHNTSSTGFLEALRTGFQGNNSNNNALHHQNLYYSYGNGDMGEVVDNGAVNAGDMLLPNHYDSEMSNAATQAVSVSTMKQELCSEATKVLGGGAFPWHNSSNGDTNMGEFDSARATWNAGFTSSNWHGLLHSPLM; this is translated from the exons ATGGATCCTTCTAGTGGACAACACCATCag GAACTGGAGAACATGATAGGATGCTCCACAAAGAGTCAGCAACAAGAGAGAAAGCCAAGGCCACAACCAGAACAAGCACTCAAATGTCCAAGATGTGACTCTACCAACACCAAATTCTGCTACTACAACAACTACAGCCTCTCTCAGCCAAGGTACTTCTGCAAATCTTGCAGAAGATACTGGACCAAAGGTGGAACACTCAGGAATGTTCCTGTTGGTGGTGGATGCAGGAAGAACAAGAGAtcttctaattcttcttcttcatcaactACTTCCTCTTCATCTAATTCACCTGCACCCTCTTCAAGGAGGCCTCAAGATCATCATGGATTCATCTCACCTAATAATCCTCTTATCACTTCTTTCCCTCACTTGGCTTATGATCAtcatccttcttcttctcctaccaGTGATCTCACCTTAGCCCTTGCAAGGCTCCAGAAACAAACAATGCCTTTTGATGATCATGATCTCTCAATCTTGGGCAACCCCACAAGCTCCCTTTGTGATATTCTTGGAAATCAAGGCCTTAACACCCACAACACTTCATCAACTGGCTTCTTGGAAGCACTTAGAACCGGATTCCAAGGAAACAATAGTAATAATAACGCTCTTCATCATCAGAATCTCTACTATTCATATGGGAATGGGGACATGGGTGAGGTTGTGGACAATGGTGCTGTTAATGCTGGAGACATGTTGCTACCTAATCATTATGATTCAGAGATGAGCAATGCAGCAACTCAAGCAGTGAGTGTCAGCACCATGAAGCAAGAACTATGCAGTGAAGCTACTAAGGTTCTTGGTGGTGGCGCTTTTCCATGGCATAACAGTAGTAATGGGGACACAAACATGGGTGAATTTGATTCAGCAAGAGCTACTTGGAATGCTGGTTTCACATCTTCAAATTGGCATGGCCTTCTCCATAGTCCTCTAATGTAA
- the LOC112706761 gene encoding sucrose transport protein SUC1 — MSSSNKNTIKNGDTQNSLHLESGSPAQPSPIWKLVAVASIAAGIQFGWALQLSLLTPYSQLLGVPHQWSSFIWLCGPISGMVVQPIVGYYSDRCTSKLGRRRPFILAGAAAVAIAVFLIGFAADIGHAFGDNLNKKTRPRAVAIFVIGFWILDVANNMLQGPCRAFLGDLAAGDERKTRLANAFFSFFMAVGSVLGYGAGSIDSLHKVFPFTQTKACDVFCADLKSCFFFSILLLLSLTGVALFYVPDKQVLREKSPVGEEDERSAAVVCFGEMLGALKGLKKPMLLLMAVTAINWSAWFAYFLYNTDWMGKEVYGGEVGNQAYKDGVQKGALGLLINSVVLGVMSLGVEPIGRAVGGAKNLWGIVNFVLAAGLAMTVYISKVAMHQRHLNPHYIGHPSTGVQAGALSFFAVLGIPLAITYSVPFALASIYSSETGAGQGLSLGVLNLAIVVPQMIVAAISGPWDKLFGGGNLPAFVAGAVAAAVSGIMAIFMLPSTKQSEAAKAALPIGGFH; from the exons ATGAGCTCCTCAAACAAGAACACCATTAAGAATGGTGACACCCAGAACTCCCTTCATCTGGAATCGGGGTCACCAGCGCAGCCAAGTCCCATTTGGAAGCTGGTGGCGGTAGCCTCCATCGCTGCCGGTATCCAGTTTGGCTGGGCTCTACAACTCTCCCTCCTAACACCTTACAGTCAGCTTCTCGGAGTGCCTCACCAATGGTCCTCTTTCATCTGGCTCTGCGGCCCCATTTCCGGCATGGTTGTCCAGCCAATAGTTGGTTACTATAGCGACCGATGTACCTCCAAACTCGGCCGCCGCCGTCCTTTCATTCTTGCCGGCGCCGCTGCTGTCGCCATAGCTGTTTTTCTCATTGGCTTTGCCGCCGATATTGGCCATGCCTTTGGGGACAACCTGAACAAGAAAACCCGCCCACGCGCCGTAGCCATATTTGTGATCGGATTCTGGATCTTGGACGTGGCCAACAACATGCTCCAGGGACCCTGTCGAGCGTTCCTGGGTGACCTTGCCGCCGGTGATGAACGGAAAACGAGGCTGGCAAACGCGTTCTTCTCGTTCTTCATGGCCGTGGGAAGCGTACTCGGTTACGGTGCGGGGTCCATTGACAGCCTCCACAAAGTGTTTCCATTCACGCAGACAAAAGCGTGCGATGTGTTCTGCGCAGACTTGAAAAGTTGCTTCTTCTTCTCGATCCTCCTACTGCTGTCGTTGACAGGTGTAGCTTTGTTCTACGTGCCGGATAAACAAGTATTACGTGAGAAGTCACCTGTgggagaagaagatgagagatcGGCAGCAGTTGTATGCTTCGGAGAAATGTTGGGGGCGCTAAAAGGGCTGAAGAAGCCCATGTTGCTACTAATGGCGGTTACGGCAATAAACTGGTCGGCGTGGTTTGCATATTTCTTGTACAACACTGACTGGATGGGTAAGGAGGTATATGGTGGAGAGGTTGGAAATCAAGCGTATAAAGACGGCGTCCAAAAGGGAGCTTTGGGTCTTTTGATAAATTCCGTGGTTTTGGGTGTTATGTCTTTGGGTGTGGAACCCATTGGACGTGCGGTTGGTGGTGCTAAGAATCTCTGGGGAATTGTTAATTTTGTCCTTGCGGCTGGCTTGGCCATGACTGTATATATCAGCAAGGTCGCTATGCACCAGCGTCATCTTAATCCCCACTACATTGGTCATCCCTCCACTGGCGTTCAGGCTGGAGCCTTGTCCTTTTTTGCTGTTCTAGGCATTCCTCTTGCG atAACATACAGTGTTCCGTTTGCATTAGCATCCATCTATTCAAGTGAAACTGGCGCAGGACAAG GTTTATCTTTGGGAGTTCTTAATCTTGCCATTGTGGTTCCGCAG ATGATAGTGGCAGCAATTAGCGGACCATGGGACAAATTATTTGGAGGTGGCAATTTGCCGGCGTTCGTGGCAGGTGCGGTGGCAGCCGCCGTGAGTGGTATAATGGCAATTTTCATGCTACCTTCTACAAAGCAATCGGAAGCGGCTAAAGCTGCTCTCCCCATTGGTGGTTTCCATTAG